The following proteins are co-located in the Phocoena phocoena chromosome 1, mPhoPho1.1, whole genome shotgun sequence genome:
- the FH gene encoding fumarate hydratase, mitochondrial, protein MDRALRLLARSRFLSRAPASDPRPGPGPAGAALLLLRPPNVVRMASQSSFRIEYDTFGELKVPNDKYYGAQTVRSTMNFKIGGVTERMPIPVIKAFGILKRAAAEVNQDYGLDPKIANAIMKAADEVAEGKLNDHFPLVVWQTGSGTQTNMNVNEVISNRAIEMLGGQLGSKKPVHPNDHVNKSQSSNDTFPTAMHIAAAVEVHEVLLPGLQKLHDALDAKSKEFAQIIKIGRTHTQDAVPLTLGQEFSGYVQQVKYATTRIKGAMPRIYELAAGGTAVGTGLNTRIGFAEKVAAKVAALTGLPFVTAPNKFEALAAHDALVELSGAMNTAACSLMKIANDIRFLGSGPRSGLGELILPENEPGSSIMPGKVNPTQCEALTMVAAQVMGNHVAITIGGSSGHFELNVFKPLMIKNVLHSARLLGDASVSFTENCVVGIQANTERINKLMNESLMLVTALNPHIGYDKAAKIAKTAHKNGSTLKATAIELGYLTAEQFDEWVKPKDMLGPK, encoded by the exons GCAAGCCAAAGTTCTTTTCGGATAGAATATGATACCTTTGGTGAACTCAAGGTCCCAAATGATAAGTATTATGGCGCCCAGACTGTGAGATCAACAATGAACTTTAAGATTGGAGGGGTGACAGAACGCATGCCA ATCCCAGTTATTAAAGCATTTGGCATCTTGAAGCGAGCAGCTGCTGAAGTAAACCAGGATTATGGTCTTGATCCAAAGATTGCTAATGCAATAATGAAGGCAGCAGATGAG GTAGCTGAAGGTAAATTAAATGATCATTTTCCTCTCGTGGTATGGCAGACTGGATCAGGAACCCAGACAAATATGAATGTAAATGAAGTCATTAGCAATAGAGCAATTGAAATGCTAGGAGGTCAACTTGGCAGCAAGAAACCCGTGCATCCCAATGATCATGTTAATAAAAGCCAG AGCTCAAATGATACTTTTCCCACAGCAATGCATATTGCTGCTGCAGTAGAAGTTCATGAAGTACTGCTACCAGGACTACAGAAGCTACATGATGCCCTTGATGCAAAATCCAAAGAATTTGCCCAGATCATCAAAATTGGGCGTACTCATACACAGGATGCTGTTCCACTTACTCTTGGGCAG gAATTTAGTGGTTATGTTCAACAAGTGAAATATGCAACAACAAGAATAAAAGGTGCCATGCCAAGAATCTATGAGCTCGCAGCTGGGGGCACTGCTGTCGGTACTGGTTTAAATACTAGAATTGGCTTTGCAGAAAAGGTTGCCGCAAAAGTGGCTGCACTCACAG gcTTGCCTTTCGTCACAGCTCCAAATAAATTTGAAGCTTTGGCTGCTCATGATGCTTTGGTTGAACTCAGTGGAGCCATGAACACGGCCGCTTGCAGTCTGATGAAGATTGCAAATGATATTCGTTTTCTGGGTTCTGGTCCTCGCTCAGGTCTGGGAGAACTGATTTTGCCTGaaaatgaaccaggaagcagtATCATGCCAG GCAAGGTGAACCCCACCCAGTGTGAGGCACTGACCATGGTTGCAGCCCAGGTCATGGGCAATCATGTCGCCATTACCATTGGAGGCAGCAGTGGACATTTTGAGTTGAATGTTTTCAAGCCATTGATG aTTAAAAATGTGTTGCACTCAGCCAGACTGTTGGGGGATGCATCAGTTTCCTTCACAGAAAACTGTGTGGTGGGAATCCAGGCCAACACAGAAAGGATCAACAAGCTAATGAATGAGTCTCTAATGTTGGTGACAGCTCTTAATCCTCATATAG ggtatgacaaagcaGCCAAGATTGCTAAGACCGCACACAAAAATGGATCGACCTTAAAGGCAACTGCTATTGAACTTGGCTATCTCACAGCAGAGCAGTTTGATGAGTGGGTAAAACCTAAGGACATGCTGGGTCCAAAgtga